Part of the Psychrilyobacter piezotolerans genome, ATGATAGAAAATATAGATCTGCCCATCATAGTAGATGCAGGGATAGGGAAACCATCTCAGGCAGCAGAAGCTATGGAAATGGGAGCAGCAGCGGTCCTTGTAAACACTGCAATAGCCTGTTCTCCCAACCCGGCTGAGATGGGGGAAGCCTTTGCACTGGCAGTAAAAGCAGGCAGGATGGCATATAAAGCTAAAATGGCAGAGGAAAGCAGATATGCCAATGCTTCCTCACCGCTGACAGGTTTTTTGCATAATAATTAGCAAACCGTCAATGACATAAATCAACACGAAAAAAGGGATTTTATGTGGAAAAATGATTTATTTGTATGGTTTTAAAGAAAAAGTGGAGGGAAAATGTCATTTTATAAAGAAATAGAAAAATTCAAAGGTTTTGATCTGGAAAAATACATGGAAGAACTTACCCATGAAGAGATAAAAAAATCCATAGGCAGAGAAAAATTAACTAAGTTTGATTTTTTAAATTTATTATCTCCTAAGGCCAAGGATCATCTGGAGGAGATGGCAAGAGCTGCTCAAAGGAGGAGTGTACAGCAGTTTGGGAAGGTCATAAGCCTGTATATCCCCATGTATATATCAAATTACTGTACCAACGAATGTACCTATTGCGGGTTCAATAAAAATAATAAGATAGACAGGAAACACCTGAAATTAGATGAGATAGAGACCGAAGCTGTGGAGATTGCGAAAACAGGGATAAGACATATCCTCCTTTTAACAGGGGAAGCCGAAGGATTAGTGGGAGTAGATTATATCGAGGATGCTGTAAAAATTTTGAAAAAACATTTTGATTCTGTAGTCGTGGAGATATACCCATTGGAGACAGAAGAATATAAAAGACTGGGAGAGATAGGAGTAGACGGGTTGACCATCTATCAGGAAGTTTATGATGAGAAGATCTATAGGAGTGTGCATCTGGGGGGGAAAAAATCAGACTATATGTGGAGACTGGATACCCCGGAAAGGGGAGCTCGTGCAGGACTCCGAAGTATAAATATAGGGACATTATTCGGATTGGGAGATCTTGTGAAAGAAGCATATCTATCGGGCCTTCATGCTGAATATCTTACAGATAAATACTTAAACAGTGAATTTTCTATCTCGTTGCCCAGGATAAATGAGGCAGAGGGGGGCTATAAAAGCAAATATATTTTGGATGACGCAAGCTTTGTTCAGTTTGTCCTGGCCTATAGATTATTTCTGCCCAAGGCAGGGATAAATATTTCCACCAGAGAGGTGGCTGAATTCAGGGATAATCTCATCGGGTTGGGAGTGACTAAATTTTCAGCAGGATCCAAAACCAATGTAGGAGCATACAGCGACTTGGGAAAATCAACCCCGCAATTTGAAATTTCAGATAACAGAAGTGTGGCGGAAACTGAAAAAGCCATAAGAGCCAGGGGTTACCAGGTAATCCATAAAGACTGGGAGCTGATTGTATGAAGATAGGTATTTTAGGAGCCGGCGGGATAGGCTCAAATGTGGCGGTAAACCTGGTGAGAAGCGGGGTATCCAATCTGAAGATAGCTGACTTTGACAGGATTGATCTTTCAAACCTCAACAGGCAGTTTTATTTTCATGACCAGATTGGGAAATCTAAAGTAGAGATGTTGAAGGAAAATTTAGAGAGGATAGCACCTGATTTAGAGATAGAGATTATAGATACAAAAATTGAGGAAACCAATGCAAAAGAACTCTTTGATGACTGTGATATCCTGGTGGAAGCCTTTGATAAAAAGGAATATAAAAAGCTGCTCATAGAGGAATTTCACAGTTCCAACAAACTTATTGTGTCAGCTTCCGGCATAGCCCACCATGATACAGATAATATCCTGACTAAAAAATTTGGAGAAAATATATATGTAGTTGGAGATTTTAAAAAGGGAATAGAGGAATATAAAACATACTCTCCTAAGGTTTTGATAGTAGCTTCTATAATGGCTAATATTGTTATGGAAAAGGGAGGATATTATGAAGAGGTTTAGAATTTTGGATGCCAATATAAATCGTGCCTGTGAAGGGATCAGGGTTTTGGAGGATATTTCCAGATTTAATTTTGAAGATACGGTATCTACAAAGGAACTCAGAGAAATGAGGCATAGGGTAAGGAAATTATTCTTACCCCTGGATCATAAGCTTTTGCTGGCTCGGGATTCCAAAAAAGATATAGGTAAAACAATAAGTTCTAATTCGGATTTAGATAAGAAAGAAGACATAAAAAATCTGATATTTGGTAATTTTAAAAGGGTAAATGAAGCTCTGAGAACTATAGAAGAAATCAGCAAAATTGTAGGAGAATATAATATTTCAAAGGAAATAGAAAATTTAAGATTTTTCAGTTATGAGATAGAAAAAAATATGTCTAAAAATTTTAAAAAGATTCTGCCTAAGGGAATATACGGGATTACAGGGGAAAAGTTTGCCAATGGAAGATCTAATATAGAGTGTGTGAAATCTATGATTGATGGCGGGATAAAAATAATCCAGTACAGGGAAAAGGAAAAATCCATAAAGGAAAAGATAGGAGAGATTATTGAGATAAGAAATTTGTGCCGTGAAAATGATGTTATTTTTATAGTCAATGACCATGTGGATATAGCTATTTTAGTAGATGCAGACGGGGTTCATGTGGGGCAGGATGATATGGATATACATCATGTGAGAAAATTGATCGGGGGAAATAAGATAATCGGTAAATCTACCCATTGCCTTGAGGATGCAGAGAAAGCTGTATTAGATGGAGCTGATTATATCGGGGTAGGGCCTATATTTAAAACCACTACAAAGGAAAAAGATCCTGTAGGGCTGGGGTATTTAGAAGAGGTAGTAAAGAATATAGACATACCATTTGTAGCCATTGGCGGGATAAAAGAAAGCAATATAGAAGATGTAAAAAGATTAGGAGCAGCCAGCATATGTCTGGTCAGTGAGATAGTAGGGGCGGAAAATATTGAAAAAAAAATTAAAAAATTAAATGAAATAATAGATTAAATAGGGGGACAGGATGAATAACTATACTACACAGATGAATGCAGCTAAAAAGGGGATAATAACAAAGGAGATGAGGGATGTACTGGCATCTGAATCTATAGATGAAAAAACATTGCTCCAGAAGATGAGTGAGGGTAAGATCGTAATACCTGCAAATAAAAACCATAAATCTCTCAGGGGAATAGCCGTTGGAGAAGGGATGAGGACTAAGGTAAATGTAAACCTGGGAGTATCGGAAGATTCTTATGATTTAGATTTAGAGTTTGAAAAGGTAAAAAAAGCATTGGAATATAAGGCGGATGCAATTATGGATCTCAGTATATACGGGGCTACAAAAGATTTCAGACGTGACTTGGTAGAATATTCCGATGTCATGTTAGGAACTGTACCAATGTATGATGCAGTGG contains:
- the thiH gene encoding 2-iminoacetate synthase ThiH, yielding MSFYKEIEKFKGFDLEKYMEELTHEEIKKSIGREKLTKFDFLNLLSPKAKDHLEEMARAAQRRSVQQFGKVISLYIPMYISNYCTNECTYCGFNKNNKIDRKHLKLDEIETEAVEIAKTGIRHILLLTGEAEGLVGVDYIEDAVKILKKHFDSVVVEIYPLETEEYKRLGEIGVDGLTIYQEVYDEKIYRSVHLGGKKSDYMWRLDTPERGARAGLRSINIGTLFGLGDLVKEAYLSGLHAEYLTDKYLNSEFSISLPRINEAEGGYKSKYILDDASFVQFVLAYRLFLPKAGINISTREVAEFRDNLIGLGVTKFSAGSKTNVGAYSDLGKSTPQFEISDNRSVAETEKAIRARGYQVIHKDWELIV
- the thiF gene encoding sulfur carrier protein ThiS adenylyltransferase ThiF codes for the protein MKIGILGAGGIGSNVAVNLVRSGVSNLKIADFDRIDLSNLNRQFYFHDQIGKSKVEMLKENLERIAPDLEIEIIDTKIEETNAKELFDDCDILVEAFDKKEYKKLLIEEFHSSNKLIVSASGIAHHDTDNILTKKFGENIYVVGDFKKGIEEYKTYSPKVLIVASIMANIVMEKGGYYEEV
- the thiE gene encoding thiamine phosphate synthase, with protein sequence MKRFRILDANINRACEGIRVLEDISRFNFEDTVSTKELREMRHRVRKLFLPLDHKLLLARDSKKDIGKTISSNSDLDKKEDIKNLIFGNFKRVNEALRTIEEISKIVGEYNISKEIENLRFFSYEIEKNMSKNFKKILPKGIYGITGEKFANGRSNIECVKSMIDGGIKIIQYREKEKSIKEKIGEIIEIRNLCRENDVIFIVNDHVDIAILVDADGVHVGQDDMDIHHVRKLIGGNKIIGKSTHCLEDAEKAVLDGADYIGVGPIFKTTTKEKDPVGLGYLEEVVKNIDIPFVAIGGIKESNIEDVKRLGAASICLVSEIVGAENIEKKIKKLNEIID